The Paramisgurnus dabryanus chromosome 6, PD_genome_1.1, whole genome shotgun sequence genome has a window encoding:
- the wnt9a gene encoding protein Wnt-9a yields the protein MLDGHLLLGWLSFTFIVHLIGLPGPSTAYFGLTGKEPLSILPLSTQPDERAAKAHYKLCDRLKLEKKQRRMCRRDPGVAETLIEAISMSALECQYQFRFERWNCTLEGRYRGDILKRGFKETAFLYAISSAGLTHAMAKACSAGRMERCTCDEAPDLENRKAWQWGGCGDNLKYSNKFVKDFLGKRSNKDLRARIDMHNSNVGMKVIKAGVETTCKCHGVSGSCTVQTCWRQLAPFHEIGKQLKQRYETSVKVVSSTNEATGEGEISQSRPQGPHPSPDPIPRTTDLLHIEDSPSFCRPSKYSAGTAARKCYKDKNCEAICCGRGHNTQSRVVTRPCQCQVRWCCYVECKQCTQREEVYTCKG from the exons GCTGACAGGTAAGGAACCCCTGTCCATTCTGCCCCTGAGCACACAGCCAGATGAAAGGGCGGCCAAGGCGCACTACAAGCTCTGTGACCGACTCAAGCTAGAGAAGAAGCAGCGTAGAATGTGCAGACGGGACCCCGGTGTGGCCGAGACTCTTATAGAGGCCATCAGCATGAGCGCGTTAGAGTGCCAGTACCAGTTTCGCTTCGAGAGGTGGAACTGTACTTTAGAGGGCCGTTACAGAGGTGACATTTTAAAGAGAG GGTTCAAGGAGACAGCGTTCCTCTACGCCATCTCTTCAGCAGGCCTTACCCATGCCATGGCGAAAGCCTGCAGCGCCGGCCGCATGGAGCGCTGCACCTGTGACGAAGCTCCAGATCTGGAGAACCGCAAAGCCTGGCAGTGGGGTGGCTGTGGAGACAACCTTAAGTACAGCAACAAATTTGTCAAAGACTTCCTGGGTAAGAGATCCAACAAGGATCTCCGTGCCCGGATAGACATGCACAACAGCAATGTAGGAATGAAG GTGATCAAGGCGGGGGTAGAGACCACCTGCAAATGTCACGGAGTCTCGGGCTCGTGCACCGTGCAGACCTGCTGGAGGCAGCTGGCGCCCTTTCACGAGATCGGCAAGCAGCTCAAGCAACGCTACGAGACTTCCGTCAAAGTGGTCAGCTCCACCAACGAAGCGACCGGGGAGGGGGAAATTTCCCAGAGCCGACCCCAGGGGCCACACCCCTCTCCGGACCCCATTCCCCGCACCACTGATCTTCTTCACATCGAGGACTCGCCGAGCTTTTGCAGGCCCAGCAAGTATTCGGCTGGAACGGCGGCGCGCAAGTGCTACAAGGATAAGAACTGTGAGGCCATCTGCTGCGGCAGGGGCCACAACACTCAAAGCAGAGTGGTGACGAGACCGTGCCAGTGCCAAGTACGCTGGTGCTGCTATGTCGAATGCAAACAGTGCACTCAAAGAGAAGAGGTTTACACCTGTAAAGGGTAA